The following coding sequences are from one Culex quinquefasciatus strain JHB chromosome 1, VPISU_Cqui_1.0_pri_paternal, whole genome shotgun sequence window:
- the LOC6051660 gene encoding GPI transamidase component PIG-T: MVHFAVWPLLLLPLAALAFNDVFDEELLIKPLPDGFVYSYFQFTTRWQLAGNDSLLHTHLVSRSLAELFHHYDVSELHLSFTNGIWRYENWGFPVVDAGPGAEVWAWFNGNDDGEVDGRWKQLCGTLSGLFCASLSFVDGTNTFRPEYSLRPQTHRFGEELRVRYAALPREIVCTENLTPWKKLLPCKLREGFASLLTPDHVYSGNYHSLALHVRKLCEDAQCGRFQLEVRQSVSLVQDQRLFGGKDWSVRKLFGQGMEGACTLAASSKLYVDVTDRSYEMTQVPTDVIRTTRGGASSVLYEYDIKQFERKQRMFNVAAVDRADPNVISLIQPPPIYSKRFISGVGQERGRIVTRITNTHWTDLNLIIFENIPWFVPIYLHTLKITQGPIQHTPRTVKYIPGRQRERPSHLEIALTIPKRSTLELSIDFDYIFLKWQEYPPDASHGHYLQPSIISVLLPTARNYTSLPREAALFRDSFNATQPEGYFLQLRTEALLLTLPIPDFSMPYNVICLACTVVALAFGPIHNISTKKIVAKSKEPKDKPKWGQKIRGWFGKGKKKVEDGGEGSGDKTELVEGEK; encoded by the exons ATGGTCCACTTCGCGGTGTGGCCACTGCTTTTGCTGCCACTGGCAGCGCTCGCCTTCAACGACGTCTTCGACGAGGAACTCCTGATCAAACCCCTGCCGGACGGCTTCGTGTACAGCTACTTCCAGTTCACGACCCGCTGGCAGCTCGCCGGAAACGACAGCC TTCTTCACACCCACCTGGTGTCCCGTTCGCTGGCCGAGCTGTTCCACCACTACGACGTGAGCGAGCTGCACCTGAGCTTCACGAACGGCATCTGGCGCTACGAGAACTGGGGCTTTCCGGTGGTGGATGCCGGTCCCGGGGCCGAGGTGTGGGCCTGGTTCAACGGGAATGACGACGGTGAGGTGGATGGGCGGTGGAAGCAGCTGTGCGGGACGCTGTCGGGGTTGTTTTGCGCCTCGTTGAGCTTCGTGGACGGGACGAACACCTTCCGGCCGGAGTACTCGTTGAGGCCGCAAACGCACCGGTTTGGGGAGGAGTTGAGGGTGCGGTACGCGGCGTTGCCGCGGGAGATTGTCTGCACGGAGAATCTGACGCCGTGGAAGAAGCTGCTGCCGTGCAAGTTGAGGGAGGGTTTTGCGTCGCTGCTGACGCCGGACCATGTGTATTCCGGGAATTATCACTCGCTGGCGTTGCACGTGCGGAAGTTGTGCGAGGACGCGCAGTGCGGTCGGTTCCAGCTGGAGGTGAGGCAGAGTGTCAGCTTGGTGCAGGACCAGCGCCTGTTTGGAGGGAAGGATTGGTCCGTGCGGAAGCTGTTTGGCCAGGGGATGGAGGGGGCCTGCACGTTGGCTGCCAGCAGCAAGCTGTACGTGGACGTTACGGATCGTAGCTACGAAATGACCCAGGTTCCGACTGACGTGATTCGAACGACACGGGGCGGGGCCAGTTCCGTGCTGTACGAGTACGACATCAAGCAGTTCGAGCGGAAGCAACGGATGTTCAACGTGGCCGCCGTTGACCGGGCCGATCCGAACGTCATTTCACTGATCCAACCTCCTCCGATCTACTCCAAGCGGTTCATTTCCGGCGTGGGTCAGGAACGTGGCCGGATCGTAACACGCATCACCAACACTCACTGGACCGACCTCAACCTGATCATCTTCGAAAACATTCCCTGGTTCGTGCCGATCTACCTGCACACGCTGAAGATCACCCAAGGCCCCATCCAGCATACCCCACGAACCGTCAAGTACATTCCAGGCCGCCAACGGGAACGCCCCTCCCACCTGGAAATCGCCCTCACCATTCCAAAGCGCTCCACCCTGGAGCTCTCCATCGACTTCGACTACATCTTCCTCAAGTGGCAAGAGTACCCGCCGGACGCCAGCCACGGCCACTACCTCCAACCCTCCATCATCTCCGTTCTCCTCCCAACGGCCCGCAACTACACCTCGCTTCCCCGTGAAGCCGCCCTCTTCCGGGACTCGTTCAACGCGACCCAACCCGAGGGCTACTTTCTCCAGCTGCGAACCGAAGCCCTGCTCCTCACGCTGCCAATCCCCGACTTTAGCATGCCGTACAACGTGATCTGCTTGGCGTGTACCGTCGTGGCGCTCGCCTTCGGACCGATTCACAACATCTCGACCAAGAAGATCGTCGCGAAGAGCAAGGAGCCGAAGGACAAGCCCAAGTGGGGCCAAAAGATTCGGGGCTGGTTCGGGAAGGGGAAGAAGAAGGTGGAGGATGGAGGGGAAGGAAGCGGGGACAAGACTGAGCTGGTGGAGGGGGAGAAGTAG
- the LOC6051663 gene encoding mediator of RNA polymerase II transcription subunit 25: MSSEILFVIEGTAINGAYINDMKSNYIIPTLEYFSQSTVGDCFDGYATDKNGNQYGVVTYKTAQSLPGVCCTTFGPYNSAHKVLGAIDRLELSGGKSESNANLAEGLATALVCFDDFDEMRENTGQKVHKYCILIAASSPYSMYVTECYAYENKNVEQLVALFQEKNINLSIISPRKIPILFKLFEKSGGDLSSSSIKNYCKDPRHLVLLKGFSLKERPVSPPVNNANNASANHNQVGSMPSPNPNQQQQQQQQQQQVQQQQQVNNQQNVMDGVPGQQQQQQMMGAGMGNNQAALAGMRGPMGNPQQQQQQQVQQQQQQAVLQQQLQQQQQQQQCRMNFNPNHMGNPNQMGFPNQMPNQQQQGGVGGMNYQQQLQQQQQQQQQQQQMRWMAPPQAQPGRNFMQPGMNGNPQQNPQQQQQQQQQQNQMLGNNGGQQQSNSVLISQLTTPPHGMNAQQMNQMNNPRMQMQFVNNCLQGQGQPNPQQQQQQQNMMVQQQNMAQQQQMLQQQQQNMQNQNMQNPMGVPGGQMGGQMIGANQQQQQLQQQQQAAVMNNQQQMGGAGGANPQQQQQQQLQQQQMVPGGPGGQQVPGQGQGQGQPQQQQQPQQQQMGGGVQGQQQQQQTPNQQPRERIWNGMLEWIEKPNKNEATKVSRQVPCMVTANVKDGEPEIKADNWPPRLIMQLMPKALVGSAGGQYIKESKTVVFIPQPCDALEALSKVMGSGFAGCVHFTTSPSCDIKVLILLYTAEKKAYLGFIPNNQAAFVDRLKKVIMQNKNMQAANQQQAGGSGMGAQMIQAGMNPQPGQQQQQQQQQNQQQQQNQQQVQQQQVVQQQQVNQQQMMGGPGMGGPVPGQMVPGGMQQGPRMGGMVNMQQDQFYGNQMGNQQMQDPSMQMSQQEQYKMLLQQQQQQQQQQQQRNMGGPMGNMGMNVGLQNQRMMRPVLSNNPGLRHLLQQQPNPQFRQQMANMGGGGGGVGGVGGVGVGPNPMGQMGGGAVGGVVPQQQQQQQRPNPNQAPFDDANFDFM; encoded by the exons ATGTCCTCGGAGATTCTGTTCGTGATCGAGGGCACCGCCATCAACGGGGCGTACATCAACGACATGAAGAGCAACTACATCATCCCGACGCTGGAGTACTTTTCCCAGAGCACCGTCGGCGACTGTTTCGATGGCTACGCCACCGACAAGAACGGCAACCAGTACGGCGTGGTCACGTACAAGACGGCCCAGAGTCTGCCCGGGGTGTGCTGCACCACGTTCGGCCCGTACAACAGTGCCCACAAGGTGCTCGGCGCCATCGACCGGCTCGAGCTGAGCGGTGGCAAGAGCGAGTCCAACGCCAACCTGGCCGAGGGCCTGGCCACCGCCCTCGTCTGCTTCGACGACTTTGACGAGATGCGCGAAAACACCGGCCAAAAGGTGCACAAGTACTGCATCCTGATCGCGGCCAGTTCCCCCTACTCGATGTACGTCACGGAGTGTTACGCGTACGAGAACAAGAACGTCGAGCAGCTGGTCGCGCTGTTCCAGGAGAAGAACATCAACCTCTCCATCATCTCGCCCCGCAAGATCCCAATTCTGTTTAAACTCTTCGAGAAATCCGGTGGCGATCTCAGCTCGTCCAGTATTAAAAATTACTGCAAAGATCCGCGCCACCTGGTCCTGCTGAAAGGGTTCAGCCTCAAGGAACGGCCCGTGAGTCCGCCGGTCAACAATGCCAACAACGCGAGCGCGAACCATAATCAGGTGGGAAGTATGCCCTCGCCGAATCCGaatcaacagcaacagcagcagcagcaacagcaacaggtgcaacagcagcagcaggttaaCAATCAGCAGAACGTGATGGACGGAGTTCcgggacagcagcagcagcagcagatgatGGGCGCGGGAATGG GTAACAACCAGGCCGCCCTAGCTGGAATGCGCGGTCCGATGGGCAAtccccagcagcagcaacaacaacaggttcaacaacagcaacaacaagcGGTCCTCCAGCAACAGttgcaacaacagcagcaacaacaacaatgccgcATGAACTTCAACCCGAACCACATGGGCAACCCCAACCAGATGGGCTTCCCCAATCAGATGccaaaccagcagcagcaaggtGGCGTCGGTGGCATGAACTACCAGCAACAactccaacaacaacagcagcagcagcagcaacaacagcaaatgCGCTGGATGGCTCCTCCCCAAGCCCAACCCGGCCGTAACTTTATGCAACCCGGCATGAACGGCAATCCGCAGCAGAAtccccaacagcagcagcagcaacaacaacagcagaatCAAATGCTGGGCAACAACGGCGGTCAGCAACAGTCCAACTCGGTGTTGATTTCCCAACTGACCACGCCACCCCACGGCATGAACGCCCAGCAGATGAACCAGATGAACAACCCTCGCATGCAGATGCAGTTCGTGAACAACTGTCTGCAAGGGCAGGGTCAACCCAAcccgcaacaacaacagcagcagcagaacatGATGGTTCAGCAACAAAACATGGCCCAGCAGCAGCAAATgttgcagcaacagcagcagaacATGCAAAACCAAAACATGCAGAATCCGATGGGCGTGCCGGGGGGACAAATGGGCGGCCAGATGATCGGcgccaaccagcagcagcagcaactccaacaacagcagcaagcTGCCGTCATGAACAACCAGCAACAGATGGGCGGCGCCGGCGGAGCTAAcccacagcaacagcaacagcaacaactccAACAGCAGCAAATGGTTCCCGGTGGTCCGGGTGGGCAGCAGGTTCCTGGCCAAGGACAAGGGCAAGGCCAaccccaacagcagcagcagcctcaaCAACAGCAAATGGGAGGAGGAGTTCAaggtcagcagcagcagcagcaaacgcCGAATCAACAACCGCGTGAGCGCATCTGGAACGGAATGCTGGAGTGGATCGAGAAGCCGAACAAGAACGAGGCGACCAAGGTGTCGCGGCAGGTGCCCTGTATGGTGACGGCGAACGTCAAGGATGGGGAGCCGGAAAT TAAAGCGGACAACTGGCCTCCACGTCTGATTATGCAGCTGATGCCGAAGGCCCTGGTCGGCAGTGCCGGCGGCCAGTAcatcaaagagtccaaaacggTGGTGTTCATCCCGCAGCCGTGCGACGCCCTGGAAGCTCTCTCCAAGGTTATGGGTTCCGGATTT GCCGGTTGCGTCCACTTCACAACTTCGCCCAGCTGCGACATCAAGGTGCTGATCCTGCTGTACACCGCCGAGAAGAAGGCCTACCTGGGCTTCATCCCGAACAACCAGGCCGCGTTCGTGGACCGGCTGAAGAAGGTCATCATGCAGAACAAGAACATGCAGGCGGCGAACCAGCAGCAGGCTGGTGGGTCCGGAATGGGGGCGCAGATGATCCAGGCTGGGATGAACCCTCAGCccggacagcagcagcagcagcaacaacagcagaatcaacagcagcaacaaaatCAACAGCAGGTTCAGCAACAGCAGGTcgttcagcagcagcaggttaATCAGCAGCAGATGATGGGTGGCCCCGGAATGGGCGGACCCGTTCCGGGTCAGATGGTTCCCGGGGGGATGCAGCAAGGTCCCCGGATGGGGGGAATGGTTAAT ATGCAGCAAGATCAGTTCTACGGCAATCAGATGGGCAATCAGCAGATGCAGGACCCGAGTATGCAAATGTCCCAGCAGGAGCAGTACAAAATGCTacttcaacagcagcagcagcagcagcagcagcaacagcaacgcaACATGGGCGGTCCCATGGGCAATATGGGG ATGAACGTCGGCCTGCAGAACCAGCGCATGATGCGACCGGTGCTGTCCAATAACCCGGGTCTGCGCCACCTGCTCCAGCAGCAGCCAAATCCGCAGTTCCGTCAGCAGATGGCCAACATgggcggtggtggtggcggtgttGGTGGCGTAGGCGGCGTCGGAGTGGGACCCAACCCGATGGGACAGATGGGTGGAGGGGCTGTGGGTGGCGTGGtgccccagcagcagcagcaacagcagcggcCCAACCCGAACCAGGCCCCGTTCGATGATGCGAACTTTGATTTTATGTAA